AATCTGGTCGCGATCGCGCAGACGAACCTGAAGCGCATGCTCGCCTACTCGACCATCTCGCACATGGGCTTCCTGCTGCTGGGCATCCTCGCGGGCACCGACAACGGCTACAGCTCGGCCATGTTCTACGTGATCACCTACGTGCTCATGACGCTGGGGGCCTTCGGGATGATCCTGCTCCTGTCGCGCGCCGGCTTCGAAGCGGAGGAGATCGAGGACTTCAGGGGCCTGAACCGCCGCTCGAAGTGGTACGCCTTCGTGATGCTGGTCATCATGTTTTCCCTGGCGGGCATCCCGCCGGCGGTGGGTTTCCTCGCGAAGCTGGCCGTGCTTCAGGCGGCTTTCGAGGCGGGATACGGGTGGCTCGTGGTGTTCGCCGTGCTGATGAGCGTGGTGGGCGCGTTCTACTACCTGCGCGTCGTGAAGCTCATGTACATGGACGAGCCGGCCGGGGAAATCACGATAGCTCCGCGCAGCGACATGCGTGTGCTCCTGTCGGCGAACGCGATTGCGGTCCTGGCGCTCGGCGTGGTCCCGGCGCCCCTGATGGACCTGTGCGCGCGGGCGATCACGGCCAGCCTCTAGGACCCAGCACGTGAGCCGCCCGCCGGATCCGACCGGGGATTTCACCGAATCCATGCTCTCCACGACGCTTGCCTACGACGGCGGGCTCCTCAAGCTGCGCCGCGACGAGGTGCGCCTGCCGGACGGCGCCAGCGCATGGCGTGAGTACGTCGAGCACCCCGGCGCCGTGATCATGATGGCCTTCCCCGACGAGGAAACCGTCCTCCTCGAGCGCCAGTACCGCTACCCGATGCGGCGCCACTTCCTGGAACTTCCGGCCGGGAAGATGGAGCGGGGCGAGCCGCCGCTGGCGACCGCCAGGCGAGAGCTGGTGGAGGAATGCGGCTACGAGGCGGCCGAATGGTGGCACATCGCGACGCTGCACCCCAACATCGGCTATTCCACCGAGGTGATCGAGATCTACGGCGCGCGCGATCTCACCCACGTGGGCGCCCGCCTGGATCCCGGCGAGTACCTCGAGGTCTTCCCTGCCCGCATCGATGATGCGCTGGGCTGGATCCGCGAGGGCCTGATCACCGACACGAAGACGATCATTGGACTTTTGTGGTGGTCCCGGTTCGGCCCGTCCGGGGTAAAGTAAGGGGTATCCCGGACACTTCCGGGGGAAAAGGGAAAAACAAGAATGTCTGCGCAGTCGGCAAGTACAACGGAATACGATCTCCTGGTCATCGGCGGCGGCGTCAACGGCGCGGGCATCGCGCGCGATGCAGCCGGCCGCGGCCTCAAGGTGCTGCTGGTGGAAATGGCGGACATCGCCTCCGCGACCAGCGGGTGGAGCTCCAAGCTCATCCATGGGGGGTTGCGCTACCTCGAGCACTACGAATTCCGGCTGGTGCGCGAGGCGCTGGAGGAGCGCGAGGTGCTCCTTCATGCAGCGCCCCACATCGTGCGGCCCATGCGCTTCGTGCTGCCCCATGACCGCACCATGCGCCCGGTGTGGATGATCCGCATCGGCCTGTGGATGTACGACCACCTCGGCAAGCGCGTGTCGCTTCCGGGGTCGCATGCGGTCTCCTTCCCGCACGTCGAATTCAGCGCGGGCCTCAAGCCCGAGATCCGCTCCGGCATCGTGTACTCGGATTGCCGCGTGGACGACGCGCGACTTACCCTCCTCACCGCCATGTCCGCCCGGGACAAGGGCGCGACCATCCTCACCCGGACCCGATTCACGGGCGGGCGGCGCGAGAACGGCGCCTGGCAGGCGGACCTAGAGGACATGCGCAGCGGCGCGAAGCGCACCATCACCGCCACGGCCGTGGTGAACGCGGCGGGGCCGTGGGTGTCGAGCGTGCTCCAGGGCGTTCCCCACAAGACCACGGGCGCCCACGTGCGGCTCGTGAAGGGCAGCCACATCGTCGTGCCCAAGGTCCACTCGCTCGGCCACGCGTGCATCCTGCAGAACACCGACAAGCGCGTGATCTTCGTGATCCCCTTCGAGGGCAAGTGGAGCCTCATCGGCACCACGGACGTGCCCGTCGATACGCCCGAGGAAGCCGTGGACATCACAGGGCAGGAGACGGACTACCTCATCGAGGCAACCAACCGCTTCCTCGCCAAGCCCATCTCGAAGGCCGACGTGGTGTGGACCTTCGCGGGAGTCCGCCCGCTCTATGACGACGGCAAGTCCGACCCGTCCTCGATCACGCGCGACTACGTGCTCGAGCTGGACGACGAGGGCGGCAAGGCCCCGATCCTGTCGCTCTTCGGTGGCAAGCTCACCACCTACCGGTGCCTGGCAGAAACGGCGCTGCAGAAGCTCTCGCCCTACCTGCCGCCCATGGGCCCGCTTTGGACCAAGGAAGCGCACCTCCCCGGCGGCGACATCCCCAACTTCAACGCCTTCCGCGACGAGATCTTCGACCGCTACAAGGGCTTCCCGCGTGAACTCCTCGACGGCGTCGTGCGCCGCCACGGCAGCCGCGCCAGGACCGTCCTCGGCGACATCCACAAGCCCGAAGACCTGGGCACGAACTTCGGCGCCGGCCTCACCCAGCGAGAGATCGACTGCCTCATCGCCGAGGAATGGGCCCAGACCGCCGAGGACATCCTGTGGCGGCGCACGAAGTGCGGCCTGCACATGGACGCCGCCCAGCGCGCCGCCGTCGAGGTCTACGTCGCAAGCCGCAAGGGCGGGGGGGGGGGTTTGCCAGAACACGGAGAAGACTCGACAGAATCGATGCGCCCCAGAACATCGTAGACAAGTGTCTCGACGCATTCCCTCCACCCGATGAAGCCGCTGGCCGAGTTTCCCCTCGATGCCCGCCGCGCGATCCGCGGCGTGCTGACCGACATCGACGACACGCTCACCACGCAAGGGCGCCTGCACGCGGTGGCGTATACGGCGCTCGAACGGCTGCGCGAAGCCGGGCTCCTCGTGATTCCGGTCACCGGACGCCCGGCGGGATGGTGCGACCACATCGCGCGCCTGTGGCCGGTGGACGCCGTGGTCGGCGAAAACGGCGCGTTCTGGTTCCGGCACGACGCGAAGCAGGGCAGGCTCGTGAAGCGTTACGTGATCGGGGAGTCCGAACGCGCCAGCCGCGCGCAGCGCATGGACGCCATTGCCGCGCGCATCCTGGCGCAGGTGCCGGGGTGCGGCATCGCCTCCGACCAACCCTACCGCGAGGCGGATCTGGCCATCGATTTCCGCGAGGACGTGCCGCCGCTCGGGCGCGATGCGGTGGCGCGCATCGTGGCGATCATGGAGGCCGAGGGCCTCACCGCGAAGGTGAGCTCCATCCACGTGAACGGCTGGTTCGGGGGCTACGACAAGCTCTCCACCTCGCGCCTGGCCCTCGCGGAGGATTTCGGCGTGGACCTGGACCGGGAAAGGGAGAACTTCGTCTTCGCGGGCGATTCGCCCAACGACCAGCCGATGTTCGCCTTTTTTCCCAACGCGGTCGGGGTCGCGA
The sequence above is a segment of the Betaproteobacteria bacterium genome. Coding sequences within it:
- the glpD gene encoding glycerol-3-phosphate dehydrogenase, which produces MSAQSASTTEYDLLVIGGGVNGAGIARDAAGRGLKVLLVEMADIASATSGWSSKLIHGGLRYLEHYEFRLVREALEEREVLLHAAPHIVRPMRFVLPHDRTMRPVWMIRIGLWMYDHLGKRVSLPGSHAVSFPHVEFSAGLKPEIRSGIVYSDCRVDDARLTLLTAMSARDKGATILTRTRFTGGRRENGAWQADLEDMRSGAKRTITATAVVNAAGPWVSSVLQGVPHKTTGAHVRLVKGSHIVVPKVHSLGHACILQNTDKRVIFVIPFEGKWSLIGTTDVPVDTPEEAVDITGQETDYLIEATNRFLAKPISKADVVWTFAGVRPLYDDGKSDPSSITRDYVLELDDEGGKAPILSLFGGKLTTYRCLAETALQKLSPYLPPMGPLWTKEAHLPGGDIPNFNAFRDEIFDRYKGFPRELLDGVVRRHGSRARTVLGDIHKPEDLGTNFGAGLTQREIDCLIAEEWAQTAEDILWRRTKCGLHMDAAQRAAVEVYVASRKGGGGGLPEHGEDSTESMRPRTS
- a CDS encoding NUDIX hydrolase, whose protein sequence is MLSTTLAYDGGLLKLRRDEVRLPDGASAWREYVEHPGAVIMMAFPDEETVLLERQYRYPMRRHFLELPAGKMERGEPPLATARRELVEECGYEAAEWWHIATLHPNIGYSTEVIEIYGARDLTHVGARLDPGEYLEVFPARIDDALGWIREGLITDTKTIIGLLWWSRFGPSGVK
- a CDS encoding HAD-IIB family hydrolase, producing MKPLAEFPLDARRAIRGVLTDIDDTLTTQGRLHAVAYTALERLREAGLLVIPVTGRPAGWCDHIARLWPVDAVVGENGAFWFRHDAKQGRLVKRYVIGESERASRAQRMDAIAARILAQVPGCGIASDQPYREADLAIDFREDVPPLGRDAVARIVAIMEAEGLTAKVSSIHVNGWFGGYDKLSTSRLALAEDFGVDLDRERENFVFAGDSPNDQPMFAFFPNAVGVANVRDMADLMQVLPRYVAPSPGSAGFAEIAAAVLAAR